Within the Bradyrhizobium ottawaense genome, the region CCGGGCATATCGCCGAACGAGCTGACGACGCGGTTGGGTTATGACGAGACGTCTGGTCGGCTGGCGGGCGTTGGAGCCTTTGTCGAGGTGCAGTGGAAGGACTCGTTCTATATGGACAACGCCAACCTGCTCAAGGCGCCTGGTTACGAACTGGTCAACCTCAACGTCCACTACAAGACGGATCTGCTGTCCGACTATTTCAGGTCCTTGAGCCTGTACCTCGAGGTCCGAAACGTGTTCGATCGGACCTATGTGGCTTCAGCGAACAACATCTCCAACTCGGTTACGTCCAAGGGCATCTATCTGGATCCCGCGAATACCACCGGTTCGATCTATGCCGGATCGCCGCGCGCGTTTGTGGCCGGTATGAAGGTGGCGTTCCGATGACCGGTGAAACCAACAGGGGCATGACGATGCCGAAAGCAAAGTGGATAGGCGCGATTGCCTTCGCGCTCTGGCAAACCGCCGCCGCCGCGCAGATGAGCCATCAGCATGCCTCGGAAGCGGCGTGCGATGAACCTGCCTTGCGCTGCGCCACCAGGGTCACGCCGACCTTCGCCGCCGATGGAACGTTGTGGCTGGCCTGGATGGCGGGAGGCCAGATATCCGTCGCAAGCTCGAAGGATGGCGGAAAGAACCTCTCGACGCCGGTTCAGGTGACGAAGGAGAAGCTGAATCTGGACTGGGGTCCTGATGCGCGTCCCAAGATCGTGGTCGATCGCAAGGGCGACATCGTCCTGGCGTTTTCGACCTTCCGGGACAAGGCTTTCAACGGTCAGGTGCTGACGACCCGGTCCGGCGACGGCGGCCGGAGCTTTGCCGAGGTGAAGCCGATCACGTCAAACAACGAGAGCCAGCGCTTCGAGGCGTTGGGCCTCGATGCGGATGGGACGGTTTTCGCGGTGTGGCTCGACAAGCGCAACCGCGTACCAGCGCAGCAGGCCGGGAAAAAATACGATGGGGCAGGGCTGTTCTTCGCGTCTTCAAAGGACGGCGGCGCAACCTATGCCGAAGCGCGGCTCGCGACCGACAATACCTGCGAGTGCTGCCGGCTCGGTCTGGCATTTGCCGGGCCCGGCCGTCCGGTCGTCATGTTCAGGAACATCTTCGAAGGCGGCGTGCGGGATCACGCGGTGATGGCTTTCCCTGATTTGGCGACACCGGGCGAAGTGCGCCGCGTCAGTACGGATGACTGGCAGATTGCTGCCTGCCCGCATCACGGCCCAAGTCTCTCGATCTCGTCGGCGGGCACCTATCACGCAACCTGGTACACCAATGGCAAAGCACGTAAGGGGCTGTTCTACGCCCGCTCGCAGGACGAGGGGCGAACGTTCTCCGATCCGATTGCGGTCGGCCGGGCGGATCGCAATCCGACGCGGCCTTACGTGCTGGCGGGTCCGCACGGCACCGCGATGGTCTGGAAGGAATTCGACGGCGAGAAGACGACCGTCAACCTGATGACCTCCCACGACGACGGCAAGAACTGGTCGAAGCCTGTGGCGATTTCCTCCACGAGCGACACCTCGGATCATCCGCTGCTCGTCAGTGACGGACAGCGAACCTTTCTTTCCTGGATGACGAAGGCGGACGGGTATCGCTTTCAGCCGATCGGGGATGAGTCATGAGACGCCTGTTGCTGGCCGCCACCTTGCTGGTGGCCTTTCTCGCGCCGGCGCCCGGTTCGGAGACGCCGCCCCAACTCAAGCCGTTCGTGCGGGGAAGCTGGCAGGACGTGCTGCGTTCGCATGCCGGCCGGCCGACGCTGGTGCATTTCTGGGGCGTGACCTGCGGCCCCTGCAAGGTCGAGCTGCCGCTGCTTGGAAAGTTCATGAAAGACCATGGCGACATCGACGTGGTCACAATCAGTGCCGATCTCGTTCCCGATTTGCCCGGCGCTACCCGTTCGATGCTGGAAAAGGCCGGACTGGGGCCGGCCGAAAACTGGATATTCAACGACGGCTTTGTCGAACGCCTGCGATTCGAAATCGATCCGGCATGGCAAGGCGACATCCCCCGCACCATCCTGATTGCGCGTGACGGCGCCGCCACCACCATCGAAGGCTCGGCCGAAATGCAGGATCTGGAAAACTGGACGGCTCAGCAGACCTCGGCGGCCGCAACATCTCCCAAATCGAAAGAAACAAAATGAAGTCTGCTCTGAAATTTCTCGCTTCCGCCGCGCTCGCCGCCGGCCTGTTCACCGCTTCGGCACGCGCTGAAGACATCAAGGCCGGTGACCTCGTGATCTCGCAGGCCTGGAGCCGTGCCACGCCAAACGGCGCCAAGATCGCCGGCGGCTATCTCACCATCGAAAACAAGGGCGCTGCGCCAGACCGGCTGATCGGCGGCAGCGGCGATATCGCGGGGAAGGTCGAGGTCCACGAGATGTCGATGAACAACGGCGTCATGACCATGCGTCCGCTCGACAAGGGACTGGCGATTGAGCCGGGCAAGACCGTGAAGCTGGCGCCGGGCGGCTACCATCTGATGATGTTCGACCTGAAAGGCCCGCTCAAGCAGGGCGAGAAGGTGCCGGTGACGCTTGAGTTCGAAAAGGCCGGCAAGGTGAATTTGTCGCTGGACGTGCAGGGCGTCGGCGCCCAGGCGCCCGCCGGCATGGATCATTCCGGCGGTCACATGGAGATGAAAAAGTGAGGATGGGAGCAGCCGCTGTATGCGTCGCCGCCGCGCTGGTCGCGTCGCCGGCGATTGCGCATGTCTCGCTGGAAACCAAACAGGCGACGATCGGATCGTCGTACAAGGCGGTGTTCGCGGTGCCGCACGGCTGTGCGGGATCGGCCACGACGAGGATCCGCGTCCAGATTCCGGAAGGGGTGATCGCCGCGAAGCCGATGCCGAAGGCCGGCTGGAACGTCGAGGCGATCAACGGCAAATATGCCGCCGAATACGACTTTCACGGCAGCAAGCTGTCCGAGGGCGTCAAGGAAGTGGTGTGGAGCGGCGGCAAACTGCCGGATCACCAATACGATGAGTTCGTCGTCTCGACGTTTATCACCGACGGGATGAAGCCGAACAGCACTCTGTATTTTCCGGTGGTGCAGGAATGCGAGCAGGGCGTGAGCCGCTGGATCGACATCCCCAAGGAAGGTGAGGCCCACGGCCACGGCAGCAAGTCGCCGGCGCCCGGCGTCATGCTGATGCCAAAACCGTAACGGCGCCAATGACGCGCTTGATCGCCGGCCTCGCGGCGCTGCTGGTGGCGCTCTGCTTTGCGACCGGCGCCTGGGCGCACGCGTCACTGGTCTCCGCGGAGCCGGCCGACGGCAGCGTGCTGTCCGAGGCGCCCACTACAGTACAATTGCGCTTCAACGAGAACGTGGCGCCGGCGGTGGCGAGCCTGATCGATGCCGCAGGCAAAGCGCACGACGTCACCATGCGTGCCGTCGATCAATCGGTCGTCATCGCGTTGCCCGAGAAGCTGCCGCGCGGCACCCAGGTCCTGAGCTATCGCGTGGTGTCGCAGGACGGCCACCCGGTGGCGGGATCGCTGGTGTTTTCGATCGGCGCGGTGACCGGCACTGCTATGCCGACCAACGCCGGTGCGATCTCCGTCACCACAGTTAGCCTGATCTGGCTGGCGCGGATCGGGGTCTATCTCGGATTGTTTGTCGGCGTCGGCGGCGTGTTCTTCGCCGCCTGGATCGGGTACGGGCCTTACGGCGCGACGACGATCCTTGGTTCGCTCGCGCTCGGCGTAGCCGGCGCGGTGGCTTCGCTCGGCCTGCAAGGTATCGACCTGCTCAACCTTCCACTCACAGCGCTTGCGACGTTGGCGCCCTGGAAGGCGGCGCTCGGCACCAGCCTTGGACCGTCGATGCTGATCGCGATCGCCGCGATGGCCGTCGCGCGGTTCGCCTGGCAAAGCCCGACCATGACGGTCGCCTGGGGGCTGACGTCGCTGGCGATGATCGGCGTCGGGTTTTCGCTGGCCACCAGCGGTCACGCCGCCACTGCGCCGCCGCAGTGGCTGACGCCGACGCTGGTGTTCGTTCACGGCATTGCGGTTGCTTATTGGGTCGGCGCATTGGCGCCGCTGGTGGTGATGGCTCGGCGGCGGCACAACGCCTTGCCGCGGGCGCTCCGGCAATTCTCGGCTGCGGCGGTGCCATTGGTGGGCCTGCTGGTGTTGACCGGCCTCGTGCTCGCGATCATTCAACTGGAGAGTTTTCGCGCGCTGATCGACACCTGGTACGGCATTATTCTGTTGGTGAAGCTCGTGCTGGTGGTCCTGCTGCTCGCGTTGGCGGTGCTGAACCGGTTCTTCCTCACGCCGGCGGTCGTGCTGGATGGTGAGAACACGCGGACATTGGGCGGATCGGTATTTCTGGAATTCCTGCTGGTGGTGGGCATTCTCATCGCGGTTGCCGGCTGGCGTTTCACGACGCCGCCGCGCGCGCTGGCCGATTCCGCCGCCACGCCGCTTGCGGTTCATATCCACACCGAGACCGCGATGTTCCAGGTGCTGATATCGCCGGGCAAAGTAGGCTCCGACGATTTCGTACTGCAACTGATGACGGGCGACGGCAGCAAGCTCCCGGCCAAGGAGGCGACGTTGACGCTGAGCCTGCCGGAGCGCGGCATCGAACCGATCGAACGCAACGCCGTGCTCGGGCCGGACGGTTACTGGCACGTCCGCGGCGTGCCGCTGCCGCAGCCAGGCCGCTGGCACATGCAGATCGATGCGCTGGTGACCGATTTCGAGAAGGTCACGCTGGAAGACGATTTCGAGGTGCGGTGATTGCTATCACCCATTATTGAGTAGCCCGGATGAGCGAAGCGACATCCGGGACAACTCTCGCACCGCCCCGGATATCGCTGCGCTCATCCGGGCTACAAGAAGGATTGCGTCGGACAAGTCGCTTCGCTCGCAATGACGGAGAAGTCGCGGATCACCTCACGCCGCTGCCGCAATTCACCGGCAAAACCAGCCGGAAATCGGCGTTTCCTGCGGCCTTTTCATAGCCTTCGGCCTTGTCTTTTCACACCCGATCCGGTTTCACTGCTCCTCCTTCGTGTCCCCAACTGATTCCCAGAGTTTGTCCATGCGATTGTCGCGGTTTTTCCTGCCTATCCTCAAAGAGAATCCGAAAGAAGCGGAAATCGTCTCGCACCGGCTGATGCTGCGTGCCGGCATGATGCGGCAGGAAGCGGCCGGCATCTATGCCTGGCTGCCGCTGGGATTCCGGGTGCTGAAGAAGATCGAGCAGATCGTCCGCGAGGAACAGGACCGCGCCGGCGCGCTGGAACTTCTGATGCCGACCTTGCAGCTTGCCGATCTCTGGCGCGAGAGCGGCCGTTACGACGCCTACGGTCCGGAGATGCTGCGCATCACCGACCGTCACAAGCGCGAATTGCTGTACGGGCCGACCAACGAGGAAATGATCACCGAGATCTTCCGCGCCTATGTCAAATCCTACAAGAGCCTGCCGCTCAACCTCTACCACATCCAGTGGAAGTTCCGCGACGAGCAGCGTCCGCGCTTCGGCGTGATGCGCGGCCGCGAATTCCTGATGAAGGACGCCTACTCATTCGACATCGACGAAGCGGGGGCGCGGCGTTCCTATAACCGGATGTTCGTCGCTTACCTCAGAACCTTCGCGCGGATGGGGTTGAAGGCGATCCCGATGCGCGCCGAGACCGGCCCGATCGGCGGCGATCTCAGCCACGAGTTCATCGTGCTCGCCGAGACCGGCGAGTCCGGCGTCTATTGCGACAGCGACGTGCTCAACCTGCCGGTCCCCGGCGACGACGTCGATTACGACGGCGATCTCACCGATATCATCAAGCAGTGGACCTCGGTCTATGCCGCGACCGAGGACGTTCATGACGCCGCCAGATTCGACGCCGAGGTGCCGGCGGAAAAGAAGGTCCACACCCGCGGTATCGAGGTCGGCCAGATCTTCTACTTCGGCACCAAATATTCCGACGTCATGAAGGCCATGGTCGCCGGCCCTGATGGCGTCGACGTGCCGATCCATGGCGGCTCCTACGGCGTCGGCGTATCGCGCCTGGTCGGCGCCATTATCGAGGCCTGCCACGACGATGCCGGCATCAAGTGGCCGGAAGCGGTGGCGCCGTTCACCGCCGTGATCCTGAATCTGAAGCAGGGCTCGGAAGATACCGATGCGGCCTGCGAGAAGCTTTATCGCGAACTCGAGGCCAAGGGCGTCGATGTGCTCTACGACGACACCGACCAGCGTGCCGGCGCGAAGTTCGCCGCCGCCGACCTGATCGGCATTCCCTGGCAGATTCTGGTGGGCCCCAAGGGGCTTGCCGAGGGCAAGCTCGAGATCAAGCGACGCAGCGACGGGTCGCGCGAGAATCTCAGCCCGGCGGAAGTGGTGGCGCGGATAACCGGATAAGTTTATCCACGGAGTGGCCGTTAATGTTGGCCAGTCCGGCCACATTTGGCCCCGAATCATGGGATTATCGAGCGATGGATGAGACCATGAACGAAACACTCCGAACCCCGCCTTTTGCGGCCTTCGAATGGCTGCTGTCCGGGCGTTACCTGCGGGCGCGGCGCAAGGAAGGCTTCATCTCCGTCATCGCCGGCTTTTCGTTCCTCGGCATCATGCTCGGCGTTGCCACGCTGATCATCGTGATGGCCGTGATGAACGGCTTCCGCAAGGAACTCTTGGACAAGATCCTCGGGCTGAACGGGCATTTGCTGGTGCAGCCGCTGGAATCGCCGCTGACCGACTGGAAGGACGTCGCCGAGCGGATCAGCGGGGTTCAGGGCATCCGGCTGGCGGCGCCGGTCGTCGACGGTCAGGCGCTGGCGTCCTCGGCCTTCAACGCCTCCGGCGTCCTGGTCCGCGGCATGCGCGCCGATGACCTCAACAACCTCACCTCGATCGCCTCGAACATCAAGCAGGGCACGCTGGAAGGCTTCGATGACGGGCAGGGCGTCGCCATCGGGCGGCGGCTCGCCGATCAGTTGTCGCTGCATGCCGGCGACAGCATCACGCTGGTGGCGCCGAAGGGGGCCGTGACCCCGATGGGCACGACGCCGCGGATCAAGCCCTACCGGATCGCGGCGGTGTTCGAGATCGGCATGTCCGAATACGATTCGAGCTTCGTGTTCATGCCGCTGCCGGAGTCGCAGGCCTATTTCAACCGCAAGGACGACGTTACCGCGATCGAGGTGTTCACCGACAACCCCGACAAGATCGACGCCTACCGCAAGGCGGTGACGGAGGCCGCGGGACGGCCGGTATTCCTGGTCGACTGGCGGCAGCGCAATTCGACCTTCTTCAACGCGCTGCAGGTCGAGCGCAACGTGATGTTCCTGATCCTGACCATGATCGTGCTGGTCGCGGCCCTCAATATCGTCTCCGGCCTGATCATGCTGGTGAAGGACAAGGGCCAGGACATCGCGATCCTGCGCACCATGGGCGCCTCGCAGGGCTCGATCATGCGGATATTCCTGATCACCGGCGCCTCGATCGGCGTCGTCGGGACCTTCGTCGGCTTCATGGTCGGACTGCTGATCTGCCTCAATATCGAATCGATCCGGCAGTTCCTGTCGTGGCTCACCAACACGCCGTTGTTCGATCCGACGCTGTATTTTCTGTCCCGCCTGCCGGCCGAGATCGATTTCGGCGAGACCGCCGCGGTCGTGATCATGGCGCTGACGCTGTCGTTCCTGGCAACGCTCTATCCTGCCTGGCGCGCGGCGCGGCTCGATCCCGTCGACGCGCTTCGGTATGAGTGAGGACGAGATGGCCGAGGGGGCGGAAGACGTACCGGTTATCTATCTCCACGAGATAAAACGCGAGTACAGGCAGGGCGAGGCGACGCTGACCATTCTCAACGGCGCCAAGCTGGCGCTGTGGGCGGGGCAATCGGTAGCGCTGGTGGCGCCGTCGGGGTCGGGCAAATCGACGCTGCTGCATATTGCGGGCCTGCTGGAGACCCCCGACGACGGCGAGGTCTATATCGGGGGCGCGCCGACGTCGCAACTATCCGACATCGACCGCACCCATATCCGGCGCACCGACATCGGCTTCGTCTATCAGTCGCACCGGCTGCTGCCGGAATTCACCGCGCTGGAAAACGTGATGCTGCCGCAGATGATTCGCGGCCTCAAGCGCGCCGAGACCGTGGCGCGCGCGACGGAAATCCTGGCCTATCTCGGCCTCGGCGACCGCATCACGCACCGGCCGGCCGAACTTTCCGGCGGCGAACAGCAGCGGGTGGCGATCGCGCGCGCGGTCGCCAATGCGCCGCGGGCGCTGTTGGCGGACGAGCCGACCGGCAACCTCGACCCGCACACGGCCGATTATGTCTTCAACGCGCTGATGCAGCTGGTGAAGGCGACGCGGGTCGCGATGTTGATCGCAACCCACAATATGGAACTCGCCGGCCGGATGGACCGCCGGGTGTCGCTGGTCGACGGTCAGGTCGTCGAACTCGATTAGCGTCAGTAGACGCCGCGATGCCGCCTGCGCACCGGCCCGTATTCGGAAGCGTTTGCGAAATAGGGGTTGACGACGCATTGCGCCGAACGCCCCGAGGCTGACATGTTGCATTGAGGCAGCGAGGTATAGTTGCACTCATAATAGCTGATCGGGCCATAAACATGGAGACAGACCGGGTAGTTCGAACCGTAGGTCTGGGCATGCGCCGGCGCGGCGAGCGATATGGCTCCGAGGGCGAGAACGGCCAAAGCTGTAATGCGCATCAAAAGTTCCTTCGTGACAGGCGGTTGTGATTGGTTGGCGGTTCGGCCTTTGACAGTTCGGCCTTGGCGCCGAAATAGGGATTCGAGGCGCAGGTCGCATCGCGCCCGGAGGCGGTCGCCTGACATTGCGCGAGCGACGAGAAGCTGCAATCGCCGGCGCCTCCGCCGAAATCGCAGCCCTTGATGCAGAAGGCCATCTCGCGCGCCGCCGCCGGCGTCGCAACTGCCGCCGCGACAGCGAGGCCCGCCATCAGCGCCCGCAATGCTCTCGGCATGCTTTCCTCCGTCACGGCTTGTCGAATTCTGACGGACAGCAGACAATCCGGCCGCGTCCGCGTCAAATCACGTTCACGCGCAGGCATTTCGTCACGCGCGCTGCGAAATTTGATGGCGTTCGGAGGAATAAATTTCGAGACGCTCAGTAGCGCGGATAGCCGTAGGCGGGCGGCAACGTGCGGCCGGGCAGGGGCCGATAGCCGGCCGGCGGCGCGTCGTTGGTGCCGACATAATAGGGATTGGCGATGCAGGACAGAAGCCGCCCCGACGCCGTCGCCTGGCACTGCTCGTAACTCGTGAAGGTGCAGTTGCTGAGACCCGGCTGGTCGTTGCCCTGGATGCAGAACGGATAGCGGGTGCCGACGGCTGCGGCGGGGGCCGTGCCGAGTGCGGCCAGCGCGCTCGCGGCCAGCAACACAAGAATCGCTCTACGCATTTTCGTATCTCCTCGAGTCCATCGGCGCATCTTCGGTTCCATGGCACCGACAGAACTGCGACGCTTGCCTTCTCATCAACACAATCTCTGCCGCAATACCGCGGTGAAATTCAAATGTGAAATTTTTGCGGCAAGTTCGGCGCACAATGTGTCGAAAAATGCCTGTAACGCATCATTAACTTACGCCTTCACCAAAGTCGTTTCGCATTCGCTGTTGCTGTGAGGTTACAGCAATTTGGTTAGAGAATGCTATCAGACTGTGCACGGCCTTGGGGGCTGTACAACTTGGAACGGGAATAAACTAATGAAGAAGATTTTGCTTGTTACGGCCAGCCTGATCGCGCTCGGCGCGGCGGCGCCGGCAGTCGCTGCGGATCTCGCTGCGCGTCCTTACACCAAGGCGCCCGCGATGATCGCCGCTGTGTATGACTGGAGCGGTTTCTACATCGGCGCCAACGGTGGTTGGGGTTCGAGCCGCAATAGCTGGGATTCGGTCGCACTGGGCGCGGTGGGCCCCGAGGGTTCCCACACTGCAAACGGCGGCACCGTCGGTGGTCAGGTCGGCTATCGCTGGCAGGCCGGCACCTGGGTGTTCGGTTTGGAAGCGCAGGGCAACTGGGCTGACTTCAAGGGCAGCAACGCCAGCACGCTGTTTGGCCCCGGTTTCGTGAACAACTCGAAGACCAACGCGTTTGGCCTGTTCACCGGTCAGGTCGGCTACGCCGCCAACAACTTCCTGCTCTACGTCAAGGGCGGTGCAGCTGTGACCTCGAACAGCTACCGCATCAATACGGCTCCGGGCGCACTCTTCGGAACCACTGCCGATGACACCCGCTGGGGTGGCGCGATCGGCGTCGGCGCCGAGTATGCCTTCGCTCCGAATTGGTCGGTTGGTCTCGAATACGACCATCTGTTCATGCAGGACAAGACCTACAGCTTCACCAATGGAGCTGGCTTGGTGGTTGGCAGCGATCGCATCCGTCAGGACATCGATCTGGTCACCGCTCGCCTGAACTACAAGTTCGGTGGCCCGGTCGTCGCAAGGTACTGATTTCGCGCGCTTCGGCGCACGATCAAGACAGAAAGCCCCGGGCATTGCCCGGGGCTTTTTTGTGTGTGCCGAGTATGAACGACAGCTTGGAGGTGGAAGTCCTCTATCCAGCCTGATGACGGCGAAGGATTAGTGAAGCGCAAGGGCGTCACCGCGAGGTGGGGTCTGAAGAAAGCGTGGAGCAAAACCGCGGCTCGATGGACAAGTACCGGATAACGAGGCCTACCCGGGCGGACGAGCGAGCACATGATCGCGAAGTCCATGGTCATCAAGGGCCGGGGTGGTAAATCCGGCGGGCGTGCGGCGAAGGCGGTCGGTCTTACCTCGGGAGGTCTGCGCGGTGTCCCGGCAACGGGACTGAGGCTGTCGTAAGGCGGCCTGATCGCCGCGCAGAAGTCAGCAGAGGGCATAGTAGGCGGTCGCGCGCCGCCGAAGGCCTGAACGGTGGAAGAGGTCAGTAGAGCGGCAATCTCGTGCAGACCGTGCAGCAGAAGACACAGCAAACACTGGACTTGGGCCGCGACGCGTCGGGTGAAGCCCGAAGCGCCCCCTCCCAAGGGACTGAAGCCGGCACGGCGAAAGCCTGTCTCGAACGCCCGGCGGTCGCGGGACCGTCGATGGAAGTAGTGATCGAGCGTGAGAACCTGAAGAAAGCGTTGGCGCGAGTAACGCGCAACAAGGGTGCGGCGGGCGTCGACGGGATCACCGCCGGCGAACTGCCGGCCTACCTGAAGGAGCACTGGCTCGCGATCCGAGCCCAACTGCTTGAGGACACCTACCAGCCACAGCCGGTGCGGCGGGTGGAGATACCGAAGGCGTCGGGCGGCCTGCGGCCGCTCGGCATTCCGACGGTGCTCGACCGGTTCATCCAGCAGGCGGTGATGCAGGTGCTGCAAGCGGACTGGGACGGAACGTTCTCCGAGACAAGCTTCGGCTTTAGGCCGGGCCGCTCGGCGCATCAGGTGGTGGAACGGGCGCAGGCGTATATCGCGTCCGGGCATGCCGTCGTCGTGGATATCGATCTGGAAAAGTTCTTCGACCGGGTCAACCACGACATCCTGATGGGGCTGGTTGCCAAGCGGGTCGCTGACAAGCGCCTCCTGAAGCTCATCCGCGCATTCTTGAATGCGGGGGTGATGGAGGGAGGACTGGTCAGTCCGACGGAGGAGGGTACGCCGCAAGGCGGACCGCTCTCGCCGCTGTTGTCGAACCTGATGCTGGATGTGCTGGACAAGGAATTGGAGAAGCGCGGTCACCGCTTCGTGCGCTATGCTGATGACTGCAACATTTATGTGCGCAGTCAGAAGGCGGGCGAGCGGGTACTGGCCGGCATCGAGAAGTTCCTGGAAAAGCGTCTCAAGCTCAAGATCAACAAAGCCAAGAGCGCGGTCGCCAAACCGAGTGTCCGCAAGTTCCTGGGCTTCAGCTTCACCGGCGGGAAAGAGCCACGGCGGCGCATCGCGCCGCAGGCGATCGCCCGCTTCAAAGCAAAAGTCCGGGAGCTGACGCGGCGCACGTGCGGGCAAAGCCTCGCGCAGATCGTCAAGAAGCTGTCGGTCTACCTGATCGGGTGGCGCGGCTACTTCGGCTTCTGCCAAACACCGTCAGTGTTGCGCGCGCTTAATGAGTGGCTCAGGCGGCGGTTGCGCGCCATCGCCTGGAAACAATGGAAACGGGGTGACACTCGCTTTGCCGAGTTGCGACGTTGCGGCGTCGGCCGGGATCTGGCGGCACAAACCGCCGGCAGCCCACATGGCCCTTGGCGGCTCGCAAACAGCCCCGCGCTCACCATCGCCATGCCAATCGCGTTCTTCAGTGCACTCGGCCTAACTTCCGTCGCGGCACCACAGACCGCATGATCCACCGAACCGCCGGATACGGACCCGTATGTCCGGTGGTGTGGGAGGGGCGGAGCTGTGAGGCTCCCCCCTATCCCGATTGGGCGGACCGGCCAATTAACCATCGGAAATTGTCGCCCCGCGACCACTGAACGGGGCCCTTGACTCCTGGAACAAAAAAGGAACAATGTTCCTCATATGTTCTCATACGGAGTCGGGTTCATGTTGAGGTTGTTCGTGGAAGAAGCGGCGGCGCTGGCATCGATTTCACTGTTTATCGGCATGATTGCGGTCTGGGCGCAGGTGATTCCCCAGCTCTGAAATGGCGGGCCGGAACCGGCCTTTTGCGGGTCTGGAAATGCCTGCTGGGGAAAAGCCGGATGGCGGGCGCGCCGGTCGCGTTCCGCGTGGACTCTGCAAGGCCAAGGCATCACCATTGCGGCGCGCGAGTCGGCATTCGCGGAGGGCTTCTGCTTTCCCGAGAGCGTGACGAGCGCACCCATCCACTTTGCCAGAGCCCGTTAAACAGCCATGTCCAGTGCCGGATTCGTCCATCTCCACGTTCATTCGGCCTATTCGCTGCTGAAGGGTTCGATCAAGATCGCCAAGCTCGGCGAACTGGCCAAGGCGGACCGTCAGCCGGCGCTGGCGCTGACCGACACCGACAACATGTTCGGGGCGCTGGAATTCTCCGACAAGATGGCGGGCTACGGCATCCAGCCGATCGTCGGCCTCGAGCTCGCGATCGATTTCGGCGACCAGGACCCCAATGCGCGCAACGTGCTTTCGGCAGCGCCGTCGCGCATCGTGT harbors:
- a CDS encoding DUF3551 domain-containing protein, with amino-acid sequence MRITALAVLALGAISLAAPAHAQTYGSNYPVCLHVYGPISYYECNYTSLPQCNMSASGRSAQCVVNPYFANASEYGPVRRRHRGVY
- a CDS encoding DUF3551 domain-containing protein, coding for MPRALRALMAGLAVAAAVATPAAAREMAFCIKGCDFGGGAGDCSFSSLAQCQATASGRDATCASNPYFGAKAELSKAEPPTNHNRLSRRNF
- a CDS encoding DUF3551 domain-containing protein, translating into MRRAILVLLAASALAALGTAPAAAVGTRYPFCIQGNDQPGLSNCTFTSYEQCQATASGRLLSCIANPYYVGTNDAPPAGYRPLPGRTLPPAYGYPRY
- a CDS encoding outer membrane protein, translating into MKKILLVTASLIALGAAAPAVAADLAARPYTKAPAMIAAVYDWSGFYIGANGGWGSSRNSWDSVALGAVGPEGSHTANGGTVGGQVGYRWQAGTWVFGLEAQGNWADFKGSNASTLFGPGFVNNSKTNAFGLFTGQVGYAANNFLLYVKGGAAVTSNSYRINTAPGALFGTTADDTRWGGAIGVGAEYAFAPNWSVGLEYDHLFMQDKTYSFTNGAGLVVGSDRIRQDIDLVTARLNYKFGGPVVARY
- the ltrA gene encoding group II intron reverse transcriptase/maturase; translation: MQTVQQKTQQTLDLGRDASGEARSAPSQGTEAGTAKACLERPAVAGPSMEVVIERENLKKALARVTRNKGAAGVDGITAGELPAYLKEHWLAIRAQLLEDTYQPQPVRRVEIPKASGGLRPLGIPTVLDRFIQQAVMQVLQADWDGTFSETSFGFRPGRSAHQVVERAQAYIASGHAVVVDIDLEKFFDRVNHDILMGLVAKRVADKRLLKLIRAFLNAGVMEGGLVSPTEEGTPQGGPLSPLLSNLMLDVLDKELEKRGHRFVRYADDCNIYVRSQKAGERVLAGIEKFLEKRLKLKINKAKSAVAKPSVRKFLGFSFTGGKEPRRRIAPQAIARFKAKVRELTRRTCGQSLAQIVKKLSVYLIGWRGYFGFCQTPSVLRALNEWLRRRLRAIAWKQWKRGDTRFAELRRCGVGRDLAAQTAGSPHGPWRLANSPALTIAMPIAFFSALGLTSVAAPQTA